Proteins encoded by one window of Salvia splendens isolate huo1 chromosome 14, SspV2, whole genome shotgun sequence:
- the LOC121764009 gene encoding acetylserotonin O-methyltransferase-like encodes MDVKSMKEAEKAQVDIWQYVFGFTPMAVVKCAIELQIADVLESHGGAMSPLDLSSAVACSPSALHRIMRYLIHRGFFKLQDSTNQYAHTPLSRLLLKNEANSIASFVLLESSPVMLAPWHKLSSRASVLGGSAFEAAHGGDVWEYAAKNPAHSKLINDAMASHAGIAVSEILQRYGEVFEGVGCLVDVGGGDGTSLRRIVEACPWIHGINFDLPHVVSSAPPRRGVEHVGGDMFKQVPKADAAFIMWVLHDWSDEECVQILRRCGEAVAEEGGKVIIAEAVIVEGEEDKYSDVRLALDMVMLAHTDKGKERTMEEWDFVIKGAGFRSYTVKHIASIIAVIEAYP; translated from the exons ATGGATGTTAAATCAATGAAAGAAGCAGAGAAGGCGCAGGTAGATATATGGCAGTACGTATTCGGCTTCACTCCAATGGCGGTTGTCAAATGCGCAATCGAGCTCCAAATAGCCGACGTCTTGGAGAGCCACGGCGGCGCCATGTCGCCGCTCGACCTCTCCTCCGCCGTGGCCTGCTCTCCCTCCGCGCTCCACCGCATCATGAGGTACTTGATCCACCGCGGCTTCTTCAAGCTGCAGGACTCCACAAACCAGTACGCCCACACTCCTCTCTCCCGCTTGCTTTTGAAAAACGAAGCGAATAGCATCGCTTCGTTTGTGTTGCTGGAGAGCAGCCCCGTGATGCTGGCTCCGTGGCACAAGCTGAGCTCGCGCGCCTCCGTCCTCGGAGGCTCGGCCTTTGAGGCCGCGCACGGAGGGGATGTGTGGGAGTACGCGGCCAAAAACCCGGCCCACAGCAAGCTCATCAACGATGCTATGGCCAGCCACGCTGGAATCGCTGTGTCCGAGATTTTGCAGCGTTACGGAGAGGTGTTTGAAGGGGTTGGCTGCTTGGTAGATGTTGGCGGCGGGGATGGAACTTCCCTCCGTCGTATCGTGGAGGCGTGTCCGTGGATCCACGGGATTAACTTTGATCTCCCCCATGTTGTCTCGTCCGCACCACCTCGACGAGGTGTGGAGCATGTTGGTGGGGACATGTTCAAACAAGTCCCCAAGGCAGATGCTGCTTTTATCATG TGGGTGTTGCATGATTGGAGCGATGAGGAGTGTGTGCAGATACTGAGGAGATGCGGAGAGGCGGTGGCGGAGGAGGGGGGGAAGGTGATAATAGCGGAGGCGGTGATCGTGGAAGGAGAAGAGGACAAGTACAGCGATGTTAGGCTGGCGCTGGACATGGTGATGTTGGCCCACACCGACAAAGGGAAAGAGAGGACCATGGAAGAATGGGATTTTGTGATTAAAGGAGCTGGTTTCAGGAGCTATACTGTCAAACATATTGCCTCCATTATTGCTGTTATCGAGGCCTATCCATGA